One region of Gilliamella sp. ESL0405 genomic DNA includes:
- the uvrC gene encoding excinuclease ABC subunit UvrC, translated as MSQFDSTSFLKTVPHKPGIYQMFNDKDTIIYVGKAKDLNNRLKSYFNSSKKTLKTDMLVSHINRVEFTITNTETEALLLEQTYIKKHQPRYNVLLKDDKSYPFIKLSKERHPQLSLYRGAVNRKKDEFFGPYPSGYAVKQILALLQKTFPIRQCLNTTYRNRTRPCLQYQIKRCLGPCVAGLVSDEDYNEQVNYVRLFLSGQSEQILQKITEDMQKASSDLNFEKAAVLRDQLQAIKHINEKQAIYNNNDNLDVIGFHYELGLACIYVLFIRNGQTFGHRSYFPKVPSNTELEEVIETFLGQFYLQGNQNRNIPKKILLNFSLSDKQPMEETLSLIAEHQVKLVDEPKGDNLKLLNIATVNARTEVKNKLLENSTIKQKYDALKAFLGIEKIKRMECFDISHFMGKNTIASCVVFDDKGPVKSEFRRYNITGITPGDDYAAMEQVLTRRYNKKDLPEEKIPDIIFIDGGKGQLNQALQVFENLSVNWDKNHPILIGVAKGAERKEGLETLFFEAHGTGHYLDDHSPALLLIQQIRNASHDHAIVGQRKKGVKQLTDSALEHIEGIGGKRRQALLKHFGGLRELKNASIDEIAQVQGISKSLAEKIYLNLQQ; from the coding sequence ATGAGCCAATTTGATTCTACATCTTTTCTAAAAACAGTCCCGCATAAACCGGGTATTTATCAGATGTTTAATGATAAAGATACGATTATTTATGTGGGAAAAGCTAAAGATCTTAATAACCGATTAAAAAGCTATTTTAACAGCAGTAAAAAAACATTAAAAACAGATATGCTAGTAAGCCATATCAATCGGGTTGAATTTACTATTACCAATACCGAAACCGAAGCCTTACTGCTTGAACAGACTTATATTAAAAAACATCAGCCTCGTTATAATGTTTTGTTAAAAGATGACAAAAGCTATCCTTTTATCAAATTAAGCAAGGAACGTCATCCACAACTATCGCTGTATCGAGGTGCAGTTAATCGGAAAAAAGATGAATTTTTTGGCCCTTATCCTAGTGGATATGCGGTCAAACAAATATTAGCCTTATTACAGAAAACCTTTCCAATAAGGCAATGCCTTAATACGACCTATCGAAATCGAACTCGCCCTTGCCTGCAATATCAAATCAAACGCTGTCTTGGGCCTTGTGTAGCGGGATTGGTCAGTGATGAGGATTATAATGAACAAGTTAACTATGTCAGACTGTTCCTGTCCGGGCAATCAGAGCAAATCTTGCAGAAAATTACTGAAGATATGCAAAAGGCAAGCAGTGATCTAAATTTTGAGAAAGCAGCTGTGTTACGTGATCAGCTACAAGCTATTAAGCACATAAATGAAAAACAAGCAATTTATAATAATAATGATAACCTCGATGTGATTGGATTCCATTATGAGTTGGGTTTAGCTTGTATTTACGTGTTATTTATTCGTAACGGGCAAACTTTTGGTCACCGTTCTTATTTCCCTAAGGTGCCTTCAAACACTGAGCTTGAAGAAGTTATTGAAACATTTTTAGGGCAATTCTATCTTCAGGGTAACCAAAATAGAAATATCCCGAAAAAGATCTTACTTAATTTTTCATTGTCTGATAAACAGCCAATGGAAGAGACCCTGTCACTTATCGCAGAACACCAAGTTAAGCTGGTTGATGAGCCAAAAGGTGACAATCTTAAGCTATTAAATATAGCCACCGTTAACGCTCGAACCGAAGTGAAAAATAAACTATTAGAAAACTCGACCATTAAGCAAAAATATGATGCCTTAAAAGCGTTTTTAGGAATTGAAAAAATTAAGCGTATGGAATGCTTTGATATCAGCCATTTTATGGGGAAAAATACGATTGCATCTTGTGTTGTGTTTGATGATAAAGGCCCGGTTAAATCGGAATTTCGCCGTTATAACATCACCGGCATTACGCCAGGCGATGATTATGCGGCTATGGAACAAGTTCTTACTCGTCGATATAACAAAAAAGATTTACCGGAAGAGAAAATTCCGGACATCATTTTTATTGACGGCGGAAAAGGACAACTCAATCAAGCATTACAAGTTTTTGAAAACTTGAGTGTTAATTGGGATAAAAATCATCCTATTTTAATTGGTGTTGCCAAAGGTGCGGAACGCAAAGAGGGATTAGAAACACTTTTCTTTGAAGCACATGGAACAGGTCATTACCTTGATGATCACTCCCCTGCTCTGTTGCTTATCCAGCAAATTCGCAATGCTTCACACGATCATGCTATCGTTGGGCAACGCAAAAAAGGCGTGAAGCAGCTAACTGATAGTGCTTTAGAGCATATTGAAGGCATAGGCGGTAAAAGACGACAAGCTCTTCTTAAACATTTTGGCGGATTAAGAGAGTTGAAAAATGCAAGTATTGATGAAATTGCTCAAGTACAAGGTATTTCAAAATCTTTAGCTGAAAAAATTTATCTAAATTTACAACAATAG
- the pgsA gene encoding CDP-diacylglycerol--glycerol-3-phosphate 3-phosphatidyltransferase, giving the protein MKINFPTFLTLFRVILIPFFVLAFYLFPHDWSGFFSALIFLIAAVTDVLDGYLARRLGQTTKFGAFLDPVADKIMVTIALVLITQYYQAWWISIPAIIIVSREIIISALREWMAEIGKRNNVAVSSIGKIKTIAQMTALTWLLWRPCDLVIYAGLAALFFATVLTLLSMFQYLWIAQSDLLDEE; this is encoded by the coding sequence ATGAAAATCAACTTCCCTACTTTCTTAACACTGTTTCGCGTTATATTAATACCTTTTTTTGTGCTAGCTTTTTACCTTTTTCCTCATGATTGGTCTGGTTTTTTTTCAGCATTAATATTTTTAATCGCTGCTGTTACTGATGTGTTAGATGGATATCTTGCTCGTCGTTTAGGACAAACGACAAAATTTGGTGCTTTTCTTGATCCTGTTGCTGATAAAATTATGGTCACTATCGCTTTGGTTCTCATTACCCAATATTATCAAGCTTGGTGGATCTCAATTCCGGCAATCATTATCGTTTCCAGAGAAATTATTATATCCGCTTTACGTGAATGGATGGCTGAAATTGGTAAACGCAATAACGTTGCCGTCTCATCGATAGGTAAAATCAAGACCATTGCCCAAATGACCGCACTAACCTGGCTACTTTGGCGTCCATGTGATCTTGTCATCTATGCGGGGCTGGCAGCGCTTTTCTTTGCTACAGTTCTAACTTTATTGTCCATGTTCCAATATTTATGGATAGCACAAAGTGATTTGTTAGATGAAGAATAA
- a CDS encoding AAA domain-containing protein: protein MDKNAQFFAGYWRNSLVDAVFAKGGLDSKDIEQFITCDSIVWEKGQISDELTKKLFQDESKDCRTIEIVLRPRIYRNRTEHAYAKKDIPEYVVPIATNALLARNGRLYPLRNHTIISRDILEPLVKGSFSIGSVDSLDSYLTSNIVSGIGYQEDEQGNCELTDEKYAVAWNTYLKHSDSLLKAIAQNWLESDNTFELLNYGYIIKKDIVKNAAMHIVSLYDQLRQSTDDIPLFSKLASKQATIKQPCLASNSLFSKRLAHSGDKFPLADAQRDALNHLLNTENGEILAVNGPPGTGKTTMLLSVVASLWAKHALDESEPPVIVAASTNNQAVTNVIDAFGKDFSVGKGFFAGRWLPDIDSFGAYYPSLSKADKVENIYQTESFFNHIETHQYYDKAKQHYINCALNAFPELNAKDCSVKDIINKLHQILKIEVAKLEQIENSWLNLSNIRQTIQQLYGEPITQTKAKYEQLLQTEQETKSNWQNVETSWQKYLANESIWYSLFSWIPPVAQKRLLKAKLFLKKIWPAEQAQRQWQTISSISLFVEGKIDSQELIIQKNKKVIKEIDDFCLKLEKSLYDWNVALQPLGITDKNQEITLTQVDSITDLQIRFKVFLLTTHYWEGRWLMDMEELLPYLEEWKRKTGYKPTKKRWHLRMKITPCIVSTFFMLPAKFTYIGAEYKKNYLYNFADLLIVDEAGQVLPEVAGASFSLSKKALVIGDTFQIEPIWSIPPKVDIGNMQSAKVICSADIEKEYEFLKHLGKTASSGSVMRIAQQASKYHYDQDMEPGMFLYEHRRCYDEIIVFCNELVYKGKLKPMRGSASEKTAFPALGYLHIDGICQKVSSGSRINKLEATVIAKWLTENKEILENQYKEPINKIVGIVTPFGAQVAEIKRVIRESKCGINIDDEEDSLTVSTINSLQGAERKLIIFSPVYSKHANGDFIDKKPSKLNVAISRARDSFLVFGDMDIFDPILKTPRGILAKYLFANQDNELSFNYIAREDLTNSSNVDYLVLNGVKEHDAFLQNSIKNAQKEILIVSPWVRLAAIKSTNILNIMEIAVKKGVKVSVYTDKQLNFSYCNNEKREELKKELSNIMTEFKNKGIEAKYVNNVHSKLLIKDNDLLCVGSFNWLGAQRQGKYVRHETSIVYQGKSNNIVNEIKLLKGSFESRFFTTTE from the coding sequence ATGGACAAAAATGCTCAATTTTTTGCTGGTTATTGGCGAAATTCTTTAGTCGATGCTGTTTTTGCCAAAGGTGGCTTAGATAGCAAGGACATTGAGCAGTTTATCACATGTGATTCAATTGTATGGGAAAAAGGTCAGATTAGTGATGAGTTAACTAAAAAACTTTTTCAAGATGAGTCAAAGGATTGCAGAACTATTGAGATTGTATTAAGACCCCGAATTTATCGAAATAGAACTGAACATGCTTATGCCAAAAAAGATATCCCCGAATATGTTGTACCAATAGCGACCAATGCATTGTTGGCGAGAAATGGCCGACTATATCCCCTTAGGAATCATACTATCATATCCCGCGACATTTTAGAGCCGCTGGTAAAAGGATCCTTTTCAATAGGTTCAGTAGATAGTCTTGATAGTTATTTAACATCCAATATTGTGTCTGGTATTGGCTATCAAGAAGATGAGCAAGGTAATTGTGAACTAACCGATGAGAAATATGCTGTTGCTTGGAATACCTATTTAAAACATAGTGATTCACTACTAAAAGCCATTGCTCAAAATTGGCTTGAAAGCGATAATACTTTTGAGTTGTTGAATTATGGTTACATTATCAAGAAAGATATTGTCAAAAATGCAGCAATGCATATAGTTTCATTATATGATCAATTACGTCAATCTACTGATGACATCCCTCTTTTTAGCAAATTAGCCTCAAAACAGGCAACCATAAAACAACCTTGTTTAGCTAGCAATAGTCTTTTTTCAAAACGTTTGGCTCATTCAGGCGATAAATTTCCTTTAGCTGATGCACAACGAGATGCACTGAATCATTTATTAAATACAGAAAATGGTGAAATTTTAGCTGTGAATGGTCCACCAGGAACAGGAAAAACAACAATGCTACTTTCTGTAGTGGCTTCACTATGGGCAAAACATGCATTAGATGAAAGTGAACCTCCGGTCATCGTAGCTGCTTCCACCAATAATCAAGCTGTTACCAACGTCATCGATGCTTTTGGAAAAGACTTTTCTGTAGGGAAAGGATTTTTTGCAGGAAGATGGTTACCCGACATTGATAGCTTTGGCGCCTATTACCCTTCTCTAAGTAAAGCTGATAAAGTTGAAAATATATATCAGACCGAATCTTTCTTCAATCATATTGAAACTCATCAATACTATGATAAGGCAAAACAGCACTATATCAATTGCGCTCTAAATGCTTTTCCTGAGTTGAATGCAAAAGATTGTTCTGTCAAAGATATCATTAATAAACTCCACCAAATTTTAAAAATAGAAGTTGCTAAATTAGAACAAATTGAAAATTCATGGCTAAACTTATCAAACATACGCCAAACCATACAACAGCTTTATGGTGAGCCTATAACACAAACTAAAGCTAAATATGAACAACTGTTGCAAACTGAACAAGAAACAAAAAGTAACTGGCAAAATGTAGAAACATCTTGGCAGAAATATCTTGCTAATGAAAGCATATGGTATTCACTATTTTCATGGATACCACCAGTAGCTCAAAAACGTTTATTAAAAGCCAAGCTTTTTCTTAAAAAGATATGGCCTGCCGAACAAGCACAACGGCAATGGCAAACGATAAGCAGTATTTCCCTGTTTGTTGAAGGTAAAATTGACTCACAGGAGCTGATAATACAAAAAAATAAAAAAGTTATAAAAGAGATAGATGATTTTTGCTTGAAGTTGGAAAAGTCTCTGTATGATTGGAATGTTGCATTACAGCCTTTAGGTATAACTGATAAAAACCAAGAAATAACATTAACCCAAGTTGACAGTATTACAGATCTTCAAATTCGTTTTAAAGTATTCTTACTGACAACTCATTATTGGGAAGGTCGTTGGTTAATGGATATGGAAGAACTGCTTCCATACTTAGAAGAGTGGAAAAGAAAAACTGGCTATAAACCTACTAAGAAACGTTGGCATTTGCGAATGAAGATCACCCCTTGTATTGTCTCCACCTTTTTTATGTTACCAGCTAAATTTACCTACATTGGAGCAGAGTATAAAAAGAATTATCTATATAATTTTGCTGATTTATTAATCGTGGACGAAGCTGGGCAAGTTTTACCTGAGGTGGCCGGAGCATCATTTTCTTTAAGTAAAAAAGCATTGGTTATTGGCGATACATTCCAAATTGAGCCTATTTGGTCAATCCCACCTAAAGTCGATATCGGTAATATGCAAAGCGCTAAAGTTATTTGTAGTGCAGATATTGAAAAAGAATATGAATTTCTGAAACATTTAGGAAAAACGGCCTCCTCCGGTAGTGTGATGAGAATTGCTCAACAAGCTTCAAAATATCACTATGATCAAGATATGGAGCCGGGAATGTTTTTGTATGAGCATCGCCGCTGTTACGATGAAATCATTGTTTTTTGCAATGAATTAGTCTATAAAGGCAAACTTAAACCAATGCGGGGAAGCGCATCTGAAAAGACAGCGTTTCCTGCGTTAGGTTACTTACATATTGATGGTATCTGCCAAAAGGTCAGTTCCGGAAGCCGTATCAATAAGCTTGAAGCGACAGTCATTGCCAAATGGCTTACAGAGAATAAAGAGATATTAGAAAACCAATACAAGGAGCCAATAAATAAAATTGTTGGTATTGTTACCCCCTTTGGTGCTCAAGTAGCAGAAATAAAAAGAGTAATTAGGGAATCAAAATGCGGTATAAACATTGATGATGAAGAAGATTCATTAACTGTCAGCACAATTAACTCCCTACAAGGAGCAGAAAGAAAGCTCATTATCTTTTCACCTGTTTATTCAAAACATGCCAATGGCGATTTCATTGATAAGAAACCTAGCAAGTTGAATGTGGCGATTTCACGAGCAAGGGATAGCTTTCTAGTCTTTGGTGATATGGATATATTCGATCCCATTTTAAAAACACCGAGAGGTATTTTAGCCAAATACTTGTTCGCCAATCAAGATAATGAATTGTCTTTTAACTATATCGCTAGGGAAGATTTAACTAATTCAAGCAATGTGGATTATCTGGTTCTTAATGGTGTAAAAGAACATGATGCATTTCTCCAAAATTCTATTAAAAATGCTCAAAAAGAGATACTTATTGTCTCACCATGGGTTAGATTAGCGGCTATTAAAAGCACCAATATATTAAATATCATGGAAATAGCTGTAAAAAAAGGCGTCAAAGTTTCTGTCTATACAGATAAACAACTAAATTTCTCTTACTGTAATAATGAAAAACGAGAAGAACTAAAAAAAGAACTGTCTAACATTATGACAGAGTTTAAAAATAAAGGTATCGAAGCTAAATATGTTAACAATGTACATAGTAAATTATTGATTAAAGACAATGATCTGCTGTGTGTAGGTTCATTTAACTGGCTTGGCGCTCAAAGACAAGGTAAATATGTAAGGCATGAAACGTCTATCGTTTATCAAGGTAAAAGTAATAATATTGTCAATGAAATTAAACTTCTCAAGGGTAGCTTTGAAAGTCGTTTTTTTACAACAACTGAATAA
- a CDS encoding VOC family protein translates to MFKPNSVIVYVKDVDASTEFYTKILGRPPVETYPAFAVFLLNDGFILGLQEADKITPKAPNHYGGFELSFSDVTKNDVDAIYSAWKKLNVKIELEPQMLDFGYTFVGNDPDGHRLRVCATDTSKFE, encoded by the coding sequence ATGTTTAAACCTAATAGCGTTATTGTTTATGTCAAAGATGTCGATGCTAGCACAGAGTTTTACACAAAAATACTAGGGCGTCCACCTGTTGAAACTTATCCTGCCTTTGCTGTATTTTTATTGAATGATGGTTTTATTTTGGGACTTCAAGAGGCCGATAAAATAACACCAAAGGCACCTAATCATTATGGGGGTTTTGAGTTGTCTTTTAGTGATGTAACAAAAAATGATGTAGATGCGATTTATTCTGCATGGAAAAAACTAAACGTTAAAATTGAACTTGAACCCCAAATGCTCGATTTCGGATACACATTTGTAGGAAATGATCCTGATGGTCATCGACTCCGTGTTTGTGCTACCGACACTTCAAAATTTGAATAA
- a CDS encoding YafY family protein, whose amino-acid sequence MKINRIITTIMVLLQREKITGKELAEKLNVSLRTIYRDIQVIEGAGIPIITYQGSAGGISILKNYKISKGLFTKEDVIVLLKGLNLLSSPVLKESENLRTLEKIKSFLSEQELDEVTNNLNQLIVDLSPWFSKQNIDNKISIIRLALKEQMLLSFDYLSVRNKQASRLIEPYKLIFKEKEWYLQAFCLTKNDFRVFKLSKMSNIRKTNTKFIKQTTPEAFSLFQADMKKKIFKIKLLIDESLLERILDFCDEKDIKKLNGQQYLVDFNFIDDDYSYGILLGLGHKCICLEPEHIRQKLIERAETLVKSYKETVNPFMSN is encoded by the coding sequence ATGAAAATTAATCGTATAATTACTACCATCATGGTATTGCTACAAAGAGAAAAAATAACTGGTAAAGAATTAGCAGAAAAATTAAATGTATCATTGCGTACTATTTACCGAGATATACAAGTTATTGAGGGAGCCGGTATACCCATTATTACCTATCAAGGAAGTGCCGGTGGAATAAGTATTTTAAAAAATTATAAAATTAGTAAAGGTCTATTCACTAAAGAAGATGTCATTGTTTTATTAAAAGGCCTCAACTTATTATCCTCACCGGTTTTAAAAGAAAGTGAAAATTTAAGAACACTCGAGAAAATAAAGAGTTTTTTATCAGAACAAGAACTTGATGAAGTGACAAATAACTTAAATCAACTTATTGTTGATTTATCGCCTTGGTTTTCCAAACAAAATATTGATAACAAAATATCTATTATAAGACTGGCACTGAAAGAGCAAATGCTTTTATCGTTTGATTATTTAAGTGTTAGGAATAAACAAGCCTCACGTTTAATTGAGCCATATAAACTTATTTTTAAGGAAAAAGAATGGTATTTACAAGCTTTTTGTCTAACTAAAAATGACTTTCGTGTATTTAAATTGTCAAAAATGTCAAACATTAGAAAAACAAACACTAAATTTATTAAGCAGACAACGCCTGAAGCATTCTCTTTATTCCAAGCGGATATGAAAAAAAAGATTTTTAAAATAAAATTGCTAATAGATGAATCGCTTTTGGAACGTATTTTAGATTTTTGTGATGAAAAAGATATTAAGAAATTAAATGGACAACAGTATCTTGTAGATTTTAACTTTATTGATGATGACTACAGTTATGGCATTTTACTAGGCTTAGGTCATAAATGTATTTGTTTAGAGCCTGAGCATATACGTCAAAAACTCATTGAACGAGCGGAAACATTAGTTAAATCTTACAAAGAAACTGTCAATCCATTTATGTCAAATTAG
- a CDS encoding ClbS/DfsB family four-helix bundle protein has product MIYQDKKQLLDEINKTAELFIEEFKTVPEDKKDNLVDGVDKTPAQMIAYQLGWLALVKSWDDTELSGEIPILPAKGYKWNQLGELYQSFYQAYKELSLKELIQHFEQAVDIWTGWIGSLSEETLFIKDSRNWTKPYPESWTVARFIHINSVAPFKSFRTKIRKWKKLTQ; this is encoded by the coding sequence ATGATCTATCAGGACAAAAAGCAATTATTAGATGAAATCAATAAAACGGCTGAGTTATTTATTGAAGAGTTTAAAACGGTCCCTGAAGATAAAAAAGATAATTTAGTGGATGGTGTTGATAAAACACCGGCTCAAATGATTGCTTATCAACTAGGTTGGTTAGCGTTAGTAAAGTCATGGGATGATACCGAACTCTCGGGAGAGATTCCCATTTTACCTGCCAAAGGTTACAAATGGAATCAATTAGGTGAGCTTTATCAGTCATTCTATCAAGCATATAAAGAATTATCTTTAAAAGAGCTTATACAGCACTTTGAACAAGCGGTCGATATTTGGACTGGCTGGATTGGTTCATTGTCGGAGGAGACACTATTTATAAAAGATAGCCGGAATTGGACTAAGCCTTATCCTGAAAGCTGGACTGTTGCAAGATTTATTCACATCAACTCGGTTGCTCCCTTCAAAAGTTTTCGGACTAAAATCAGAAAATGGAAAAAATTAACGCAATAA
- a CDS encoding tannase/feruloyl esterase family alpha/beta hydrolase: MMKYSLLFISLLSQISNIALAVSPDSIVERCNALTEMKFDNAKVIKSELIEERFTPLTKLADTLRGAENNVITGLPQFCRVELAIQPEINIEVWLPTQWNHRLQAIGGGGYAGFIPFDELAVAVKDGYATVATDTGHQGNLLEGNFVFKNNQLQADAIADFAYRSVHEMTIKAKQVIENYYGQMPSFSYWNGCSTGGRQGLMEAQKFPADYNGLYITAPAIQWDKFLPSELWPQIVMQEELGQPIDSAKLDKVRQAIINLADEQDGIKDGIIDDPASLEITDEFLKQQGLNNNEIVALKKIWQGPTTKTGQFLWYGIEPTAQMDALAGSTPFPIPVDYLKYWINQNPTVDWKQLGYKGFENYFNDSVDLYRPIIGTDNADLSQFKHLGGKMIIWHGWDDKLIPPKGTIHYYNRVLKIMGGQSDTDEFLKLYMAPGVDHCKGGEGADRINGFQSLVNWVENKQPPTTLTAQKIEKGQITLQRPLCPYPQKTVYKGKGDTNNPTNFECQ, translated from the coding sequence ATGATGAAATATAGTCTGTTATTTATTTCGTTATTAAGTCAAATCAGTAATATAGCTTTAGCTGTGTCACCCGATTCAATCGTTGAGCGTTGTAATGCGTTGACGGAAATGAAATTTGACAATGCTAAAGTCATAAAAAGCGAGCTTATTGAAGAGCGATTTACGCCTTTAACAAAATTAGCTGATACGCTGAGGGGCGCAGAAAATAACGTGATAACGGGGCTTCCACAGTTTTGTCGAGTGGAATTAGCCATTCAGCCGGAAATTAATATAGAAGTTTGGTTACCGACACAGTGGAATCATCGGTTACAAGCTATTGGAGGAGGCGGTTATGCAGGTTTTATTCCTTTTGATGAGTTAGCTGTAGCTGTTAAGGACGGTTATGCAACTGTTGCAACAGACACCGGACATCAAGGTAATCTTTTAGAGGGAAATTTTGTATTCAAAAATAACCAGCTACAAGCAGATGCTATTGCCGATTTCGCTTATCGTAGTGTGCATGAAATGACAATTAAAGCCAAGCAGGTTATTGAAAACTATTATGGTCAAATGCCAAGTTTTTCTTATTGGAATGGTTGTTCAACTGGCGGTCGTCAAGGGTTAATGGAAGCACAAAAATTTCCAGCTGATTACAATGGATTATATATTACCGCACCGGCCATACAATGGGATAAATTTCTTCCTTCAGAATTATGGCCACAAATTGTCATGCAAGAAGAGCTAGGGCAGCCAATTGATTCAGCGAAATTAGATAAAGTACGCCAAGCAATTATAAATTTAGCCGATGAACAAGATGGGATTAAAGACGGCATTATCGACGATCCAGCTTCGCTTGAAATAACTGATGAATTTTTAAAACAGCAGGGATTAAATAATAATGAAATTGTCGCATTAAAAAAAATTTGGCAAGGCCCAACGACTAAAACAGGACAATTTTTATGGTATGGCATAGAGCCGACTGCACAAATGGATGCTTTAGCCGGAAGTACACCTTTTCCTATTCCGGTTGATTATTTGAAATACTGGATCAACCAAAATCCTACTGTTGATTGGAAACAATTAGGTTATAAAGGATTTGAAAACTATTTTAATGACTCAGTCGATCTATATAGACCCATTATCGGTACTGATAATGCTGATTTAAGCCAATTTAAGCATTTAGGCGGAAAAATGATTATTTGGCACGGTTGGGATGATAAGTTGATACCACCGAAAGGAACAATTCATTATTACAATCGGGTATTAAAAATAATGGGCGGACAGAGTGATACAGACGAATTTTTGAAACTTTACATGGCACCAGGTGTTGATCATTGTAAAGGTGGGGAGGGTGCAGATAGAATTAATGGTTTTCAATCACTGGTAAATTGGGTCGAAAACAAACAGCCGCCAACAACACTTACAGCCCAGAAAATAGAAAAAGGTCAAATTACTTTACAACGACCATTATGCCCATATCCGCAAAAAACAGTTTATAAAGGAAAAGGAGACACCAATAATCCGACTAATTTTGAGTGTCAGTAA